Proteins from a single region of Rhea pennata isolate bPtePen1 chromosome 6, bPtePen1.pri, whole genome shotgun sequence:
- the PPIL3 gene encoding peptidyl-prolyl cis-trans isomerase-like 3 isoform X1: MAVTLHTDVGDIKIELFCERTPKTCENFLALCASNYYNGCVFHRNIKGFMVQTGDPLGTGKGGNSIWGRKFEDEFSEYLKHSVRGVVSMANNGPNTNGSQFFITYAKQPHLDMKYTVFGKVIDGLETLDELEKLPVNEKTYRPLNDVRIKDITIHANPFAL; this comes from the exons ATG GCTGTCACACTGCACACTGATGTAGGAGATATTAAAATAGAACTATTCTGCGAGCGAACACCAAAAACATGTGAA aaCTTCCTGGCGCTTTGTGCTAGTAACTACTACAATGGCTGTGTATTTCATCGGAATATAAAGGGCTTCATGGTTCAGACAGGGGATCCATTAG GTACTGGGAAAGGAGGTAACAGCATCTGGGGCAGGAAGTTTGAAGATGAATTCAGTGAATACTTGAag caCAGTGTCCGTGGAGTTGTTTCAATGGCGAACAATGGTCCGAATACCAATGGATCGCAGTTCTTCATCACTTACGCCAAGCAACCGCACCTGGATATGAAGTATACTGTCTTTGGGAA agttaTTGATGGCTTGGAGACCCTGGATGAGCTGGAGAAGCTGCCTGTGAATGAAAAAACCTACCGACCTCTTAATGATGTTCGCATTAAAGACATCACAATTCATGCCAACCCTTTTGCTCTGTAG
- the PPIL3 gene encoding peptidyl-prolyl cis-trans isomerase-like 3 isoform X2, which yields MLVPVLGCRYLCVAGADATRSGPELNFRTGTCYIQIYLSFLMSKYGTGKGGNSIWGRKFEDEFSEYLKHSVRGVVSMANNGPNTNGSQFFITYAKQPHLDMKYTVFGKVIDGLETLDELEKLPVNEKTYRPLNDVRIKDITIHANPFAL from the exons atgctcgTTCCTGTGCTTGGGTGCAGGTACCTGTGTGTCGCAGGCGCTGACGCCACCAGAAGCGGCCCCGAATTAAACTTCCGTACAG gaaCCTGCTATATACAAATCTACCTCAGCTTTTTGATGAGCAAATATG GTACTGGGAAAGGAGGTAACAGCATCTGGGGCAGGAAGTTTGAAGATGAATTCAGTGAATACTTGAag caCAGTGTCCGTGGAGTTGTTTCAATGGCGAACAATGGTCCGAATACCAATGGATCGCAGTTCTTCATCACTTACGCCAAGCAACCGCACCTGGATATGAAGTATACTGTCTTTGGGAA agttaTTGATGGCTTGGAGACCCTGGATGAGCTGGAGAAGCTGCCTGTGAATGAAAAAACCTACCGACCTCTTAATGATGTTCGCATTAAAGACATCACAATTCATGCCAACCCTTTTGCTCTGTAG